acccaaaccttgaccttgttcatccttcggtgccttgaaacagttttccaccaatagacctttctcacttgttgacttttcaactcacgttcgcctcaaggtgcccgtgagggttttcaccagtaagactctctcattttaatttctctcaactcccatcaccttacggtgcctgtgaaggttttcaccaataagactctctcattttatttctctcaactcccgtcgccttatggtgcatgtgaaggttttcaccaataagactctctcatttttattttttcctgcttgaaccagagtgttgtccctgacatgaattacctttacctgcttgacttgacatttctcaaagactaatcagaaggtctttctttggatcgtaatgtgggcttttggacagggttagaaagaaagggtataaaaggctcaaaacaattcaaatgggttaaagttacaactttcagaatcacgTTTCTCAAaacaaccacaatttctgccccagtttcttgcttgggggcttttggatttttgtttgatgagaccaaaccgtgaggctgcctacgtattcttaaaaggaatcaggtcgaacgtagttcatgtcatagaaattactttgttgttgtgatttttcctcttctctttcttctcttttttctttcttttgattttccctcttttttttattgtttttcttcttcttatctcttttatctttttttttctttcttttttcattagttcccttttctttcctttttttctcttttttcttttcttccttttcttatttctcacgcttgtgtttctgatattgctattgattccaaaagggggcatgaaagaaaaataaataagccTCAAAGGGGATGACGagagataaagtgtttagatagcagaacaaaacgccttcgtcatttcaatcttcaaaatatgccaaatacaaacaagtacaatcaaacaaagaaatcatacatagtatctctggacagcatcagaattgatagccatttatacacatttcccttctacatctatcaaatataatgcaccattggacaacactctagttacgacaaacggcccctgccagtttggggcaaaatttccttttgcttcagcctgatgaggcaagatatgtctcaacactaactgacccacttcgaacttccgtggacataccttcttattatatgctctcgccattctctgttggtacaattggccctGACACACTGctaccaatctcttttcatcaatcagacttaattgctccaagcaggttttgacccactcaacaTCATCAATTTCCGCCTCAGCgacgatccgaagggatgggatttcaatttctgcgggtattactgcctccatgccataaaccaacatgtaaggagtggcccctac
This genomic stretch from Nicotiana sylvestris chromosome 9, ASM39365v2, whole genome shotgun sequence harbors:
- the LOC138877216 gene encoding uncharacterized protein is translated as MVEGSRQWHKKLSFALLGYRTTVCTLVGATPYMLVYGMEAVIPAEIEIPSLRIVAEAEIDDVEWVKTCLEQLSLIDEKRLVAVCQGQLYQQRMARAYNKKDPPG